TCCAACGACTGCCAAGCCCATCCGGGGCGTGAGCGCCAGTTTGACGGGCGAAGGCAACCCACTGAATGAAAAGCGGGAAGACCGGACCAAATGGACGGAAGGTCTGTCGGTCAAGACCTTCAACGAGGAAATGGAGGTCTTATACTTTTCCGGCTGCTACCTGAGCTATGACCCCAGATTAAAAAAGGTTGCTGCGGCAACCGCCAAGATTCTGAACAAGGCCGGTGTGGATTACGGTATTCTGGGTACCAAGGAAAACTGCTGTGGCGAAAGCATCCGCAAAGCCGGTGATGAAGAATTGTTCAGGCGCCTGGCCAAAGAAAACATCAAAACCTTTGTCGATAACGGTGTCAAAAAAGTTCTGGTATCCTCCCCGCATTGCTACCATACGTTTAAAAATGAGTATCCCGAATTCATGGTGAACTTTGAAATCGTTCACATCACCCAGTATTTATCCGAACTGATCCAGGAAGGCCGGCTCGAGCTCGGCAAAGCGTATGGCAAGAAAGTGACGTATCATGACCCCTGTTATCTGGGCCGCCACAACGGCATCTATGAGGAACCCCGGGAGGTTTTGAAAAAGACACCCGGGTTGGAGTTCAGCGAAATGTCAGAGTCGCGCGCAACCAGTCTGTGCTGCGGCGGCGGCGGTGGCCGGATCTGGATGGAAACCATGAAAGGTGAAAGATTCTCGGATTTCAGAATTGCACAAGCCATGGAAGTCGGTGCCGAAGTGCTGGCGACTTCATGCCCGTACTGCATTACCCATTTCGAGGAAAGCTGCTTAACTCTCGAAGACCAGGAAAGCTTAGTGATCAAAGACATTACCGAAATAATTGCAGAAGCGATTTAACCCTCCGACTCGTGAAATAAGCGGGGTAACATACCCTATAAACCTTAAGAGGTGATTGAAAGTGGAAAAAGAAGTACAGATTGAAGAAGAGCTTCAACAGCTCAGCAAGGAACTGGCAGACAAGAATTTTGGCGACGTCATGGTTGTCGGCGGCGGCATCAGCGGCATTCAAGCCTCGCTGGATCTTGCCACCGCCGGTTTCAAGGTTTATCTGATTGAAAAAGGACCGGCCATCGGCGGCCATATGGCCCAGCTGGACAAGACTTTTCCGACCAATGACTGTTCGATGTGAATTCTCTCACCCAAACTGGTCGAGGTCGGCCGGCATCCAAACATAGAGATTTTTACCCTTTCTGAAGTGGACGGTATCGAGGGCGAGGCAGGGGACTTTAAGGTCTCCCTGACCAGACAACCCAGATACGTTATCGAGGAAAAATGCACGGGATGTACCACCTGTGTCGAATACTGCCCGGTCGAATGCCCGGATGTGTTTAATCAGGAAATATCCCAGAATAAGGCCGTCCATATTTACTTTTCCCAGGCCATCCCCCTGGTGACCTATATCGATGATAGCTGTTTATATCTTAAAGAAAAGAAATGCCGCATCTGTGAAAACGTCTGTAAAGTCGACGCCATCGATTTTCAGCAAAAACCGGAGAAATTCGATTTACATGTCGGAGCGGTTATCCTGTCGACTGGGTTAGAGCCCTATGATCCTTCGGTCAAAGATGAATACGGCTACGGCAGGTTGGCGAATGTCGTCACCAGTATGGACTTTGAACGGTTGTTATGCGCCACCGGGCCTTACGAAGGTGAAATCCTGCGGGCGTCCGACCAGAAGCATCCTCATAAAATTGCCTGGATTCAATGCATCGGCTCCCGCAAGGTGACCCCCGGAGATAACAGTTACTGCTCGTCGGTGTGCTGCACCTATACGCAAAAACAGGTCATATTAACCAAAGATCATGATGTCGAGGCGGAGTGTACCGTATTTCATAACGATATCCGCTCCCACGGCAAAGATTTTGAAACCTTTTTTCAAAGAACCGAGCAGCTCTCCGGGACACGGTTCATCAGAAGCTATGCCGCCATCGCCGGAGAGGATCCGGAAACCAAAAACGTCATTGTTAAATATGCCACCGCCGATCAGGGTGTTATCGAGGAAGAATTCGATATGGTGGTATTATCGGTGGGGTTGAATCCGCCGGCGGAGTATGAAAGTCTGGCCGCTAAATTCGGGATTGATCTTACCTCACATGGATTTTGCAAGGCCGAGTCCACCAATCCCATGGAGACAACTGGCTCCGGGATCTTTGTGAGCGGTGCCTTTCAGGGCCCCATGGATATACCGGAATCGGTATTTTCCGCCAGCGGCGCCGGTGCCCAGTGCGGTGAATTTCTGAATTACCGACGCTGGAATCTGAACACCGAAAGAACCTATCCACCCGAAAAAGATGTATCCGCAGAAGAGCCCCGGATCGGTGTTTTTGTATGTCATTGCGGCGCCAATATCGGCAAAGTGGTCGATGTTCCTTCGGTGGTGGAACATTGCAAGACGTTGCCTAACGTTGTTTATGCGACCGAACAGCTGTTTTCCTGTGCCACCGACTCGGCTGATTCAATAACGGAGACCATCAAGGAAGAAAATCTCAATCGGGTGGTGGTGGCCGCCTGTTCCCCCAGAACCCTGGAACCATTGTTCCGCGATACACTGCGGGAGGGGGGTATCAACCAGTATTACTTCGAAATGGCCAATATCAGAGAGCACTGCTCCTGGGTTCACGCCCGCGAAAAGGAAGACGCCACCGAAAAGGCCAAAGACATCACCCGCATGTCGGTGGCACGTGCCAGCCTGCTGGACCCCCTGAAGGAAATTGATCTGCCGGTGAACAAGGCGGCACTGGTCGTCGGCGGCGGCATCGCCGGCATGACCTGTGCACTATCTATCGCCAATCAGGGGCACGAGGTTCACCTGCTGGAAAAAGAATCAGATCTGGGCGGAATCGCTAGAAACATCCACTACACTTTGGACGGTATGGATGTCCAGGCCCATGTCGGTGATCTGGCGCAAAGCGTTTATCAGCATCCCTCCGTGCATGTATATACGGAATGCACCATCACCGAAGCGACCGGGTACGTCGGCAATTTTGTTACCAAGGTTAAATCTGAAAGAGGGCCATCCGAGATTAAGCACGGCGCCACTGTGATCGCAGTAGGTGCCCAGGCGTATCAACCCACTGAGTACCTGTACGGGGAAAATGAACAGGTATTGACCAACCTCGAGCTGGAGCAGCGGATCAGCCAGGGAGATGAAAGTCTGCTGGGCGCCCAGAGCCTGGTGATGATCCAGTGTGTCGGCTGCCGGAATGAAGACCGCAATTACTGCGCGCGCATCTGCTGCAACCAGTCAATTAAAAACGCCCTCAAACTGAAAGAAATTAATCCCCAAATGGATATCTACATTCTCTTTCGGGACATTCGAACCTATGGAATGGCTGAAGATTATTACCGTGATGCGTCTGAAAACGATGTCAAGTTTATCCGCTTCGAAGCGGATGATGCGCCCCAGGTTGAAGCTTTGCAGGCCGAAGGCCGGCCCGTTTTAAGGGTGGCGGTAAGCGATTCCATCCTCGGTAAAAAGCTGGCCGTTGATGCCGATGTCGTGTCGCTTGCGGCGGCGGTGATTCCCCCGGAAGGAAACAGGGAAATCGCTCAATTATTCAAAGTCACACTGGGGGCGGATGAATTTTTCAAAGAAGCCCATGTCAAATTGAGACCGGTTGAGTTCGGTACTGAAGGTGTTTTTCTCTGCGGTACGGCCCACTATCCAAAACTCATTCCGGAAACGATTAACCAGGCATACGGGGCTGCCAGTCGGGCCTTAACTTTGCTTTCCCGTGATACCGTTACAGTCTCCGGTTCCGTTTGCGCGGTTATTGAAAGCGATTGCGTATCCTGCGGGGCCTGCATCACCGCCTGTGACTATGGTGCGATCCAATTTCATGAGACACCCCAGGGCCGAAAGGCCATTGTGAATCCGGTCCTCTGCAAGGGCGACGGGGTCTGCAATGCCAAGTGCCCCACGAATGCGATATATCTGAAACATTTTACCGATGAAGAAATTATGTGCCAGATTGATACGGCATTTTCGGATATAGAAATCTAAATATGGGTCTGCCGGTCCTACGTTACCGCGTTTGGCCGGTTAAAGATAAAGATCGTATGATGACACGAACAAACGGGCTCAACGGGCCAACGGGTAACGGGCTCAACCGGGAATAGTGACAAGGAGTAAAAACGAATGAGCACCGAGTTTACATTCAAACCCAAAGTACTGGGTTTCGTATGCCACTGGTGAGCGTACGGCGCTGCTGACATGGCTGGAGTTTCCAGACTACAATATTCGACCAACATGCGGCTTATCCGTGTCATGTGTTCCGGCAGAGTCGACCTGGAGCACATTGTGAGAGCCTTTTCAAAAGGCGCCGACGCAGTGTTTATTGGGGGCTGCCGCCTCAATGAATGCAATTATATCACCCACGGCAATTATGACGCCCTGGGCAATGTGCTGATGTTTAAAAAAATTATGGAGCATATCGGTCTGAATCCGGACCGGTTAAGAATCGAATTTATGACTTCCGGTGATGGGCTCATTCTGGCCGATCTAATCAACAAATTCTGCAAAAATGCCGAAGAATTCGGACCGCTCGGTAAAGCCGAGGGAATCGACCGCGATATTTTAAAATTTAAATTGGAAGCCATCACGAAGTTGGTTCCCTACATCAAGCTGGTGGAAAGAGAACGGTTGCGGGTGCCGCATAAATCGGAAGAAGCGTACATGGATTTTTTTGCCAGTGATAGATTTAACCGGCTATTTGAAGAATTGATTTTGGATAAACTAGTCGTCAGTCAGATTGTCATGCTCCTGCGGGAGCAGCCCCTTTCAACCGGAGAAATGTCTGAAAAACTCGGTCTTAATCCATCTGATATATCGAGGCATATGAACACCTCGACCCGGCATGGAATGGTGCGGTTCGATGAAAACCAGAAGCGCTATGCGCTGCGCTAAGACATAGAATCAGGTAATCAAAAATTAGGGATACGAACATGGATATCGAGAGGGTTGATCAGATCATTGACAAGCATCAGGGTGAGGCCAGTGCGCTGATTCAAGTATTGCTGGATCTTCAGGCCGAAAATCACTGGCTCCCGCAAGAAGCACTGGAGCGGGTAAGCGAGAAACTGAAGGTTTCATTGGCCCGCATACAGCACATTGCGACCTTTTATAAAGCATTTAGTCTGGTTCCCAAAGGGCGTCATGAAATTCACATCTGTATGGGTACCGCCTGTCATGTTCGCGGGGCGCCCCGTGTTCTCGACACGGTGCAGGACCTGACCGGAATTAAACCGGGCGAAACCGACCTGGATCTGAAATTCAGCCTGGAAACGGTGAACTGTCTCGGCTGTTGTGCATTGGGACCGGTGGTGGAAATCGATGGAAAGACCCACGGAAAGGTCGCACCTGGCGAGACAGCCGACGTGTTAAAAAGCTACGAGTAAGGAAGAATTATGACGCGGTTAAAGTCAGCATCCGAATTGAAAAAATTAAGGAAGAGCATCCTGTCCGGCAGGGATCCTAAAAAACCGTGTATTACGCTGTGTTCCGGATCTGCCTGCCAGGCCACCGGCAGCTCAGAGGTCGCGGCCAGCATTGAAGCCGAAATTGAAAAAAAGGCTTTGGGCGACAAGGTGACCATCCGCAAAACCGGCTGCCATGGGTTTTGCGAGCGGGGGCCCATTATCGTCAATCACCCCGAAAAAAGCGCTTATTTCCAGATAACACCGGAAGATGCTCCGGACATTGTTTCTCATGCGGCTAATGGTGATGGGGTCGTAGAGCGTCTGCTCTATACCGATCCCGATACCAAGGAGCAGATAACGCACGAATCCGATATTCCCTTTTACAAGCATCAGGAGCGGCTTGTTTTCGGCTCCAACGGCAGTATCGATCCGAAAAGCATCGATGACTATCTGGCCATCGGCGGTTATTCCGCCCTGGAAAAAGCGCTTTTCCAGATGAGCCCCGACCAGGTATTGGCGGAAGTTACAAAATCCAATCTGAGAGGAAGGGGTGGCGGCGGTTTTCCCGCCGGACGCAAGTGGGCCGAATCGCGCAACGCCCCCGGCGATGTCAAATATGTGATCGTCAATGCCGATGAGGGCGACCCCGGCGCATATATGGACCGCAGCCTGCTGGAGGGCAACCCTCACTCGGTCCTCGAAGGATTGATGATCGGTGCTTTTGCCATCGGCTGCCGGGAGGGCTATGTTTACGTTCGACAGGAATACCCGTTGGCGGTGGAGAATCTGGCCATTGCCATTCAGCAGGCCGAGGAATATGGTTTTCTGGGAAAAAACATCCTGGGCTCGGGCTTTGATTTTAATGTGATTGTGCACAGAGGTGCCGGCGCTTTTGTCTGTGGTGAATCGAGTGCGTTGATGACGGCTTTGGAAGGCCGGGCCGGAGAGCCCCGCCCCAAATACATTCACACGGCTGTTAAAGGCGTCTGGGACAACCCAAGCGTTTTGAATAATGTTGAGACCTGGGCCAATGTGCCCCTGATTATCAATCAAGGCGCTGATTGGTTTGCGCAATTTGGAACTGATGGAAGCAAGGGCACCAAAATTTTCTCCCTGGTCGGCAAGATAACCAACACCGGCCTGGTGGAAGTGCCCATGGGCATGACCCTCAAAGATATTATCTACAACATCGGCGGTGGAATTCCCGGGGGCAAGAAGTTCAAAGCCGTGCAGACCGGCGGGCCGTCCGGCGGGTGTATTCCGGAGGATCTGCTGGATTTAGAAGTAGGCTTTGATGAACTCACCAAGGCCGGCTCGATGATGGGTTCCGGCGGGATGATCGTCATGGATGAA
This genomic stretch from Desulfobacterales bacterium harbors:
- a CDS encoding (Fe-S)-binding protein — encoded protein: MENVADYKEIVDVVKENGGEAFKRCYQCGLCDVVCPWNRVRTFSMRKIVREASFGMTDIESDDIWLCSTCGSCPQQCPRDVRQIESGVALRRIATEYGVFPTTAKPIRGVSASLTGEGNPLNEKREDRTKWTEGLSVKTFNEEMEVLYFSGCYLSYDPRLKKVAAATAKILNKAGVDYGILGTKENCCGESIRKAGDEELFRRLAKENIKTFVDNGVKKVLVSSPHCYHTFKNEYPEFMVNFEIVHITQYLSELIQEGRLELGKAYGKKVTYHDPCYLGRHNGIYEEPREVLKKTPGLEFSEMSESRATSLCCGGGGGRIWMETMKGERFSDFRIAQAMEVGAEVLATSCPYCITHFEESCLTLEDQESLVIKDITEIIAEAI
- a CDS encoding NAD(P)H-dependent oxidoreductase subunit E; amino-acid sequence: MDIERVDQIIDKHQGEASALIQVLLDLQAENHWLPQEALERVSEKLKVSLARIQHIATFYKAFSLVPKGRHEIHICMGTACHVRGAPRVLDTVQDLTGIKPGETDLDLKFSLETVNCLGCCALGPVVEIDGKTHGKVAPGETADVLKSYE
- a CDS encoding NADH-ubiquinone oxidoreductase-F iron-sulfur binding region domain-containing protein, with protein sequence MTRLKSASELKKLRKSILSGRDPKKPCITLCSGSACQATGSSEVAASIEAEIEKKALGDKVTIRKTGCHGFCERGPIIVNHPEKSAYFQITPEDAPDIVSHAANGDGVVERLLYTDPDTKEQITHESDIPFYKHQERLVFGSNGSIDPKSIDDYLAIGGYSALEKALFQMSPDQVLAEVTKSNLRGRGGGGFPAGRKWAESRNAPGDVKYVIVNADEGDPGAYMDRSLLEGNPHSVLEGLMIGAFAIGCREGYVYVRQEYPLAVENLAIAIQQAEEYGFLGKNILGSGFDFNVIVHRGAGAFVCGESSALMTALEGRAGEPRPKYIHTAVKGVWDNPSVLNNVETWANVPLIINQGADWFAQFGTDGSKGTKIFSLVGKITNTGLVEVPMGMTLKDIIYNIGGGIPGGKKFKAVQTGGPSGGCIPEDLLDLEVGFDELTKAGSMMGSGGMIVMDEDTCMVDVARYFIDFLTDESCGKCVPCREGLRQMLKVLTNITEGKGEDGDIELLEELSETAREASLCALGTSAPNPFLSTVRYFRDEYETHIKEKRCPALSCKELITYHIDPQKCQACMICFRKCPVDAIDGAKRKIHIIDQEICTKCGTCFEVCPSRFAAVDKISGAPVPPPIPEEERTIARRSKAK
- a CDS encoding CoB--CoM heterodisulfide reductase iron-sulfur subunit A family protein, whose product is MEKEVQIEEELQQLSKELADKNFGDVMVVGGGISGIQASLDLATAGFKVYLIEKGPAIGGHMAQLDKTFPTNDCSMUILSPKLVEVGRHPNIEIFTLSEVDGIEGEAGDFKVSLTRQPRYVIEEKCTGCTTCVEYCPVECPDVFNQEISQNKAVHIYFSQAIPLVTYIDDSCLYLKEKKCRICENVCKVDAIDFQQKPEKFDLHVGAVILSTGLEPYDPSVKDEYGYGRLANVVTSMDFERLLCATGPYEGEILRASDQKHPHKIAWIQCIGSRKVTPGDNSYCSSVCCTYTQKQVILTKDHDVEAECTVFHNDIRSHGKDFETFFQRTEQLSGTRFIRSYAAIAGEDPETKNVIVKYATADQGVIEEEFDMVVLSVGLNPPAEYESLAAKFGIDLTSHGFCKAESTNPMETTGSGIFVSGAFQGPMDIPESVFSASGAGAQCGEFLNYRRWNLNTERTYPPEKDVSAEEPRIGVFVCHCGANIGKVVDVPSVVEHCKTLPNVVYATEQLFSCATDSADSITETIKEENLNRVVVAACSPRTLEPLFRDTLREGGINQYYFEMANIREHCSWVHAREKEDATEKAKDITRMSVARASLLDPLKEIDLPVNKAALVVGGGIAGMTCALSIANQGHEVHLLEKESDLGGIARNIHYTLDGMDVQAHVGDLAQSVYQHPSVHVYTECTITEATGYVGNFVTKVKSERGPSEIKHGATVIAVGAQAYQPTEYLYGENEQVLTNLELEQRISQGDESLLGAQSLVMIQCVGCRNEDRNYCARICCNQSIKNALKLKEINPQMDIYILFRDIRTYGMAEDYYRDASENDVKFIRFEADDAPQVEALQAEGRPVLRVAVSDSILGKKLAVDADVVSLAAAVIPPEGNREIAQLFKVTLGADEFFKEAHVKLRPVEFGTEGVFLCGTAHYPKLIPETINQAYGAASRALTLLSRDTVTVSGSVCAVIESDCVSCGACITACDYGAIQFHETPQGRKAIVNPVLCKGDGVCNAKCPTNAIYLKHFTDEEIMCQIDTAFSDIEI
- a CDS encoding hydrogenase iron-sulfur subunit, which codes for MSTEFTFKPKVLGFVCHWUAYGAADMAGVSRLQYSTNMRLIRVMCSGRVDLEHIVRAFSKGADAVFIGGCRLNECNYITHGNYDALGNVLMFKKIMEHIGLNPDRLRIEFMTSGDGLILADLINKFCKNAEEFGPLGKAEGIDRDILKFKLEAITKLVPYIKLVERERLRVPHKSEEAYMDFFASDRFNRLFEELILDKLVVSQIVMLLREQPLSTGEMSEKLGLNPSDISRHMNTSTRHGMVRFDENQKRYALR